Proteins encoded by one window of Marixanthomonas sp. SCSIO 43207:
- a CDS encoding bifunctional response regulator/alkaline phosphatase family protein — MSDIKVLWVDDEIDLLKPHILFLEKKNYTVTTAQSGTEALEEIANDTFDIVFLDENMPGLTGLETLSEIKEQRASLPVVMITKSEEEYIMEEAIGSKIADYLIKPVNPNQILLSLKKNLDHSRLVSEKTTSSYQQEFRKIAMDMSMINSWEGWVDLYQKLVYWELELEDIEDTGMFEILESQKTEANTQFCKFIDKNYPEWFKDQEDAPVMSHTLFRDKVMPQLKDNRPTLMVVVDNLRYDQWKAFEPFIANAYKKTSEEMFCSILPTATQYARNAIFSGLMPSEMEKLHPDLWLNDTDEGGKNMNEDKFFEAQLKRFGLDLNWSYHKISTLKQGKRLAENFKSHKDEDLTVVVYNFVDILSHSKTEMEVIKELASTDKSYRSLTQSWFKNSPLMEVIQQASQLGFKLILTTDHGTINVKNPSKVIGDKNTSLNLRYKTGKSLTYEDKDVLAAKNPKSINLPSINMSSSFIFAKGDLFFAYPNNYNHYVSYYRNTYQHGGVSLEEMIIPFAILEPK; from the coding sequence ATGAGCGACATAAAAGTACTATGGGTAGATGATGAAATAGATTTGTTAAAACCACATATTCTCTTTCTAGAAAAGAAAAACTATACAGTTACCACCGCACAAAGCGGAACCGAAGCATTAGAAGAAATAGCAAACGACACTTTTGATATTGTTTTTTTAGACGAAAACATGCCGGGACTTACAGGTCTAGAAACGCTTTCTGAAATAAAAGAACAACGAGCTTCACTTCCGGTAGTAATGATTACCAAAAGTGAAGAAGAATATATTATGGAAGAAGCTATTGGGTCAAAAATTGCCGATTACCTTATTAAACCTGTTAACCCCAACCAGATTTTATTGAGTTTGAAGAAAAACCTAGATCATTCAAGATTGGTTTCTGAAAAAACGACATCTAGCTATCAACAAGAGTTTAGAAAAATAGCTATGGATATGTCTATGATTAATTCTTGGGAAGGTTGGGTAGATTTATATCAAAAATTAGTGTATTGGGAGCTAGAGCTTGAAGATATTGAAGATACCGGGATGTTTGAAATTTTAGAATCTCAAAAAACCGAAGCCAACACACAGTTTTGCAAGTTTATTGATAAAAATTATCCAGAATGGTTTAAAGACCAAGAAGACGCCCCTGTGATGTCACATACGCTCTTTAGAGATAAAGTAATGCCACAATTAAAAGATAATAGACCTACTCTTATGGTAGTGGTTGACAATCTTAGGTATGATCAGTGGAAAGCTTTTGAGCCGTTTATTGCAAATGCGTATAAAAAAACTTCAGAAGAAATGTTTTGTAGCATTTTACCTACCGCAACACAATATGCTCGAAATGCTATTTTCTCAGGTTTAATGCCTAGCGAAATGGAAAAACTTCATCCAGACCTTTGGTTAAACGATACAGATGAAGGCGGAAAAAACATGAATGAAGATAAATTTTTTGAAGCGCAGTTAAAACGTTTTGGTCTAGATTTAAACTGGAGCTACCATAAAATCTCTACTTTAAAACAAGGTAAACGCTTAGCAGAAAATTTTAAAAGTCACAAAGATGAAGACTTAACCGTTGTGGTTTATAACTTTGTAGATATACTTTCCCATTCAAAAACCGAGATGGAAGTTATCAAAGAACTAGCATCAACAGATAAATCATACCGTTCATTAACTCAAAGCTGGTTTAAAAACTCACCATTGATGGAGGTTATTCAACAAGCATCTCAACTTGGCTTTAAATTAATTCTCACAACCGATCACGGTACTATTAATGTAAAAAACCCTTCAAAAGTAATTGGAGACAAAAACACAAGCTTAAATCTACGTTACAAAACCGGCAAAAGCCTTACGTATGAAGATAAAGATGTGTTGGCTGCTAAAAACCCAAAATCTATCAATTTACCTTCCATAAATATGAGTAGTTCCTTTATTTTTGCAAAAGGAGATTTGTTTTTTGCATACCCTAATAATTATAATCATTACGTGAGTTATTACAGGAACACATATCAACACGGAGGCGTTTCCCTAGAAGAAATGATCATTCCGTTTGCGATATTAGAGCCTAAATAA
- a CDS encoding alanine dehydrogenase — protein sequence MTESKSPFTKAQLIPQEETLEVTRQKGALFIGIPKETYFQEKRICLTPDAVAAVVANGHKVLIESGAGKESGFSDKDYSEAGAQLTKDTKKVFGCPFILKVEPPTLEELDLINPKTVLISALQLKTRQKKYFDILAKKKITALAFEFIKDEDHSYPAVKALSEIAGTASVLIASEIMVNAKKGNGLLFGNISGVPPVEVVVIGAGTVGQFAVRSALGLGANVKVFDSSITKLRALQSAIGQTFYTSTIQPKNLLKALRRCDVAIGAVRGKNRSPIIVTEAMVKKMKKGAVIIDVSIDMGGCFETSDMTSHDTPTQIKHNVVHYGVPNIPARYPKTASISISNIFTPYLLEIAECGGLEQAIRFDGGLKNGLYFYRGILTNKAVADWFDMSYSDINLLFF from the coding sequence ATGACAGAGTCCAAATCCCCTTTTACAAAAGCACAACTCATACCCCAAGAGGAAACGTTAGAAGTGACTCGTCAAAAAGGCGCTTTGTTTATTGGTATTCCAAAGGAAACTTATTTTCAAGAAAAACGTATTTGTTTAACTCCAGATGCTGTTGCAGCTGTGGTTGCAAATGGTCACAAAGTTTTAATTGAAAGTGGTGCAGGAAAAGAATCCGGTTTTTCCGATAAAGATTACAGTGAAGCTGGAGCTCAACTCACCAAAGACACAAAAAAAGTTTTTGGATGTCCTTTTATTTTAAAAGTAGAACCTCCTACTCTAGAAGAATTAGATCTTATAAACCCCAAAACAGTTCTTATTTCTGCCTTACAACTCAAAACAAGGCAAAAAAAATATTTTGATATTCTGGCTAAGAAAAAAATCACCGCGCTAGCTTTTGAGTTTATTAAAGATGAAGATCACAGTTATCCTGCCGTAAAAGCCTTAAGTGAGATTGCTGGTACTGCTTCAGTATTAATTGCTTCTGAAATAATGGTAAATGCAAAAAAAGGGAACGGACTCCTATTTGGAAATATAAGCGGGGTTCCTCCAGTAGAGGTTGTAGTTATTGGCGCAGGTACCGTTGGTCAATTTGCTGTAAGATCTGCTTTGGGTCTTGGCGCCAATGTAAAAGTATTTGATAGTTCTATTACCAAGTTGCGGGCTTTACAATCTGCAATAGGTCAAACTTTTTACACCTCTACCATTCAACCAAAAAATTTACTAAAAGCCTTAAGACGTTGTGATGTAGCTATTGGTGCCGTGCGCGGAAAAAATAGATCGCCAATTATTGTTACTGAAGCAATGGTAAAGAAAATGAAAAAAGGTGCTGTAATTATTGATGTTAGTATTGATATGGGCGGATGTTTTGAAACTTCAGATATGACATCACACGATACGCCTACACAAATTAAACACAATGTGGTTCATTACGGGGTTCCCAATATTCCTGCTCGATACCCAAAAACGGCTTCTATTTCAATAAGTAATATTTTTACGCCTTACTTATTAGAAATTGCTGAATGCGGAGGTCTTGAACAAGCCATTCGTTTTGATGGTGGATTAAAAAATGGTTTGTATTTTTACCGCGGAATTTTAACAAACAAAGCGGTTGCAGATTGGTTTGATATGTCTTACAGTGACATAAACTTACTTTTCTTTTAA
- the tsaE gene encoding tRNA (adenosine(37)-N6)-threonylcarbamoyltransferase complex ATPase subunit type 1 TsaE: MEITYTLNDLQQVADKVLTTVTSKHLLFDGAMGTGKTTLIAALAKKLGVSESISSPTFSLVNEYQTHDGIIYHFDFYRIEDEKEALDIGVEEYLYSNEWVFIEWPEKIKSLLPEKSNTITITKNKNGSRTLSIMPVK; encoded by the coding sequence ATGGAAATCACCTACACATTAAACGACTTACAGCAAGTAGCTGATAAAGTGTTAACTACTGTAACAAGTAAGCACTTGCTTTTTGATGGTGCTATGGGAACAGGAAAAACTACATTAATTGCTGCTTTAGCAAAAAAACTAGGAGTTTCAGAATCCATTTCCAGTCCAACATTTTCTTTAGTCAATGAATATCAAACACACGATGGAATTATTTACCATTTTGATTTTTATAGAATAGAAGATGAAAAAGAAGCGTTGGATATAGGTGTTGAAGAATATTTATACTCAAATGAATGGGTGTTTATAGAGTGGCCGGAAAAAATTAAATCATTGCTTCCTGAAAAAAGCAATACAATAACAATAACAAAGAATAAAAACGGAAGTAGAACTTTAAGTATTATGCCAGTGAAATAA